CCTGAAATGATACCACTCTCTATGCGAAGAGCCGGCGAAACTGTCGTGGTaactttattcaatatttttttctagtataacaatatataaattttcaaaagaaatatttcaggCAAAAATTGCTCGAAGTAGAACATCATGATTGTCTTGAATGTTTCAAGTATCTCAAATTTTGTACCAACAAAGATTTAATCATACCATTTTAAAATCagctacaaaaatatacaataaaatatgtgttttattttaattagttcAAGTTGGCCTTCACATAATTTTTAGAGATCAATCTAAGAACGAACTAATATTTCtgtcttctttttctcttcaaatcttttaatttttgtctgaaatattttttttgtatctccAAGTCCGAGATATTTcaggtttttatttaaaataggaacaatttatttcttttacatcaGTATTACAGAATTCTATGATATGTTGTATATCTTGTTCGTCTTTTGAATACTCTCCAGAATATTATTAGAAGTACAGTAATTATGAGACTGGCGCCGATTATGAGAATATGATGATTCAGCTTGAATTCTATTTCTCCagtgacatttaattttattattccagCCACTTCATTATTTTGCCAGCAActagtaataaaaatcattttcaatgtacattaaagaaaagaaaaatatgtaaaaataacgatttcagcattttttttcggttttctcaaaattttgaTGTGATACACACTGTAAAGATTGGGTTTGGATTCagcacataaaaattaattggaaaacttttctttttttcccaaACAATAGATAACTCTACTTGTTTTTATTCAACTGTAACGAATATGACTCACCTGTATGTATTGGCGTCTTCAAACCTCAGAGAttcgaataaaatatgcatcttAGAATTAATACGAATTCTTCCATTTGATTGATGCTCGATGAGAGATGGAATTATCTCTTTATTACCAATTCGCCAAATAATTGGGACATCTGATTTCAGATTTCTGAAACATCGACATTAGACTACTCTTAGCTTTTTGTCGTCATTGAAACGCAATATTCCTACAAATTATGTTGCAAATTTTACCCTGGACAAACAAGTTTGCTCTTCTTATCGTGTTTTTCATAAAGCACACTGCGCACAATCGATGGTAGCAGCTCTGGCATTCCTTGAATCATTGAATATATGCCAGCACTATTGTTCGCACTTTCCAAAACATTGCCCCTCTCATCGCGCACTTCGAATACTATGTTTTTCCGGCATTTTTTCTATCTCGCACAAATAATGTCaatcttatatcattttatatcgTTCAATATAGCTGCAACGAATAATCAAGCTGTTTAATACCTTACAGTATCGTTTCATAACTTCGGTTTTTCTGTCCTTGATAATCGGTATCATTCGTATCTGTTTCGGGATAAGTCTGGACTTGCACGGCAATCTATTTCTGAATAACAACAGTGTTGTCTTCAATCGGCCTCTCAGATTTTCATTTATCGCTGCCGTCTGAGTCGTTGATTCATCCGTCTGATTCCATTCACTTTTTTCGGCtgaaaattggaaattaattGGAGGAGAAGCTTGAGACGGTGTCGCGTGACAATACcggtaaaaaattgtaattgtaaagATCTGAATAATTATCAATCCCGTTCCGATTCAACACGACTGCCTTACAGAAAGGCAAGCGTCGTACTTCTATTCACCTTCTCTTCTCGTGTATCGCGATTCATCCATTGTCGATGCACGTTCGTTGAACGATACGGTGCAGTATCCGTACCGAAGCCTGATGCCAACCGCGTTGCACGTGGAACACGGATTCCACGTTGTCCAAGTGGTGTAAATCTCTAGCTCGTACTCCGGCACACTCTCGACCAACGCTGCTCGCGACGCGTTCGAGTGTAAAACGTCCACTGCGTCGAAGTCGCTATcgatatgtaaataataaattgatccTACGGTGTCTTTCATCTCACACCAATACACTCCCGCCTGCTCCGGCTGAAAGGAAATCATTCTTTACGCGTGCCGAACGTCGCGTATGCTGTTTTCCAGCAAAAAGGCGCGCGcgacaaataaatacaatcgACACGATTGAATATAATACACGGTGGATGTTTGATAGAGCGTTTTTAATCTTTGGTATAGTTCTAGATTTTTTTCGTTCGAAAGGATGTATGCGTGCGTTTCAGAATCGTACTTGGAGATTGTACATGATGATGAATTGATTGTCCGGTGAATTAAGAATGCGATCTGTACTTTGCACTGTGCTTTTGACAATGTCATTTTTATGGCTGCTATTGAAGTACCACTCTATCAAATCGGTTACGTGCATTTCCATCGGCGAAATGCATATTTCACATTTCAAGCTGCAAATcgatttattcatatttcatcACGACGTCACGAGGGCAGTCCAGAAAGTAAAGATACAAACGCGATAgaagttgtaaaaaatataaaattgagcagaagcatttttaatatataaatgtagttATTTTTCTAcgtattaattacaatacttTTTTGAATAACGCTTGAAAACCATTTCTACTCGactctgtaatttttttcttcatcgtGTTTGTATCTTCGCTTTATGAagcgctttttttttattgtaatcttcaaaactattttcttcatttattgCGCACGTTACAGACGTTCCTTCCAGCGCTATGAGTGCGTTCGGATAATTGGTCCTCTCTAGTTTGTCTACATATGTTTCTCTTAGACACTCATAATAATCGAGCCAACGTTGTTTATGTCGTTGCCTCAAGGTCTTGTTAGTTCGCGAATATTCGTAGTCGTCAACATTCAGAAGCATCTTATTATCTGTAAACAGTAAAGCGAGTTAGAATTACTTATCCATTAACATTGCTCGCCATTAAATGTCTTATTAAACCTCTCTTCGCAATTCTTCAGTTTACGCAAGAAGTTTAATCGTAGTGAAACTGAGAGTGCATTGCTTTGGCAATACGTACATTTTTATGGACGTTGTACAAAGCCATTTTGAAGTTATTTACAGCGATCagtaggaaataaaatatcaatctcGACGTTTCGTATTTGTTTTTTCAATGCATATTTGTGCAACtaagcaatattaaatatatatattttttatcaataggATTTTCACAAAACACGGTGTCCGAAAGTTTCTGGGATCGTTAAATTGTAATCTTTGGTCAAAATTTTTGAGTTTAACATGACttgagataaatattttaaaaatgatttcagTTTTGTATTTGATTTCTAAGGATTTTTAAAATCTGtcgaatttaatattgaaactttgaaatttaagagaatattattcttataaagcgcagaaatataaaatattctgaacTTCAAGTTATCTATCACATTTAAATTGTcaacaatttaattcttttcataGAAATCATTTTTCGTGAAAAAGTGTATCTATTTCTTAACTtgtgagaaatttatttttaatatctctattatctttaattaatatctaatttaaaataaaaatgatactctAAAGTAAAGTAcaggatattttatttaaatactaaCACTTCGAACGTGTTACAGGAAAACAATAACATATCAGGCTATTCGAATCCAGAGTTGGATATGATAAGTAAGGATATAGCGGAGCTTGTGCGCGAAAGGCAAAGCATGGAGCAGGATATAGCGCAGAAGGAAGCCGACATCAAGATAAAAAACGGCGAGATCAAGAGTCTTCAGAGCGAACTGGACACGCTCGCTGCAACCTTGAAGCAACTCGGAAACCAAAAGGGTGAGGCGCAGAAGAGATTAAATGATCTGAAGGCACAGGTAAACAGAGGTTTGATTGCGTATTCATCAATGGCTTGCTTCTGAATGTGCGCGGCACTGCTTTTTAGTGGCACAACTACACGCTAGGCGCGTACAGTTGTTGCTTGTGTCATCGTTCTTGTAAAATGATGtaacgattttttttccgcatttgataaatccgaaaaaaaagcgatgATAAAGAGATAGAGAGCACATTGCACTTTGCGCATACCGGCGTATTTTGATATGACATGAACCGTGACGCAGATCATACTGCTTAATATCTGTAGAAGCCAGAAATAGtgattatgtttatttttattttctttattttctgagAATACCGATACACACGTATGATTTGGCTTTAAAACGAAACTTTTGTTGTTCTTAAgtttgtttcttatttatttaatttttaccgCAACGTATACGTGTATTGAATCTGttgatttgaatttttcaaacatatcaGAATTGTAATTAGATTTTGCTGatgcacatatttattttagtgcgattttaatcacatttaactatataaattttgaaattatcatGTTGCAATTAtctttggaattttttaatctaacaTTAGATTCGTATCTAGTGATTCGAGAAACGTACAAGTAGCAAAGacagaaaattgattaaatggTAAAAACGTGCCCTTCAAAGGGTTAATTCGATTTCTTTTGTACTGTTTCTTTACTCATCACTTCAACTCGTGGATCGAGCTTATCGCTTTACATactaaatagaaataatagcAGTGCGAAAGTGCATTTTACacattcattattaataagaagCCGTGCATCTcgaagagagaaggaaataGGAAGCAGCGCGCAgtttactaatttattttatttattttttctatgttttttgattttttttcattattttgttttattatgtttGGCTTGTAGAAGGCTGAGGTAGATAAAGATTTGAGTGAAGTCGAAGAGAAGATTCAGGAGGAACTAAAGAAGGTACATAAAAGAATCACAGTATCGCTTACGGTGGAGCAACACTGTTTTTGCACATTAAACTTATGTCGGATATGTGGTCTGTCGCGGTAGAAAATAAACCTATTcggatatacattttttttctttttttgtgtaactttctttacattatatatcatGCAGGGAGttccatttttaataagaaatagcTTACGCCAAGACGacataattaaatcttttttcatctttccgaaattttgcattatattattaaaatatgatattacaaaaatctatAAGATTTGGGAGTTTTTGTGTATAATTCAAATTGATCTTGTGTGATCAACCCAAGATTATTAAACTGATATTATCCCttttttcgtttaaaaatcttacaatttttgtctgaaatattcttttgtaGCTCTTTCCAGTTTCAAGATATTTCAAGTTCTCATTAAAAATAGgataccctgtatatatatttttcgaaatatacaAAAAGCTCTACCACATACaaagttgtatttttatagTGCAAAACGTGGACACAAATAACGCTAATGCATTATTAGTGCTTCGCTGGCATGATTGAATCgttttacataattacatatacaCCTCTCCTtttatctctcttttctctttccttttttccctTCTTTTATTATACGAAACTACATTGgaattaaataacataacattaaCACGCATTTTCACGTTTCAACGATCTCCATCATAAAAGTGTAACATAAATGATGAAAAAGTATCGATTAAATATACAtcaatcttattattataataatttacagcgagaaaaggatttttcaccgggaataaattttgtttttctaagGTTGACAAACTGCGCCAGCAAGCCGAGGAACAGGAGTCGGTGTTGCGCGGTCAGGAGGAGGAGCTGAGCCTGAAAAGACAGGAACTCGAGGGGTTGCGGCAGGAAGAGCAGCAGCTGGAGCAGCAGCAGAATAAAAACAGGGATCAATTGAACGAGCTGACGAAAAAATTGCAGGACACTCAGTTGGAGATCTCCCAGGCAAAAGCGAAGATCACTCATCTGCAGGAACAACAGCGACAAATGAGCGACGCTATCGCGCTTTACGATTCCGCGCTCGCCGCGGGCGATGTCAATCTTGTACCTGATACTAGTCTACGATTTGCGCCCGAAATTGAAGATTTAGAGTACGTATTACGTTTCCGCTTAAGAGCGCAATCTACCTTGGTAGTTGTgcgttttttttgttttttctttctcggaattttcttttgaagaaaaaaatctttacatatgataatagtaattttgcaaatatgcgAAATAAATAGGTATGAAACAACGAAGAATACAGACGAAGCACAGGAGACACAAGCTGACACTTCCGGCGCAGCTGTCATGGATGGATTTGGAGAACAAGATCCTTTTGCAACGAGTAAAGCCAAAGAAGCATTTAGCTCACCGACGTCCGATCCGTTCGGAAGCGCATTCTCCACACAAATGTCTAATGTGAGTGCTCTTCAATTGATATACTCGCTTaacattttttccaatttctcATCCAGTAAACATGATTattaacgaataaaataatgaacacAGGGTAGCTTCGCAGCAGATCCTTTCACTGCATTTGACAACGCCGGTGCAACAGTGAAGCAAGATCCTTTCGACCCGTTCGGTAACGGGAAACAAGCTGAGAACAAAAATCTTACGACTGCAACATCGGtacgtaaaaattttaccATTTACAAACGAGCTCTTTAAAGCGTGTGACAAAAATCACAGCACAAGTGGCAATAGGGCTCTTCTGCGTTATCGAGACATTAATACAGTGTCTAATTGGAGAATCCGGAAAACCTAAAATTtcaccaaattttttttgtctgaAAGAATCAAGATCATtctatttttagtaaaattatctgTCTtaagattctttttttattttacgagcGGTCTGAAAGGAGAAAGTAGAATTAACTTTCGACTTATTTCAGCATTTTTGAAGCACGAatgaagtttattttttatttttcaaagttttctATGAAAACTCGGATATAAACTAGAAAATTGGGGAATTTTTCTCCCAAGATAAGAGTAAACAAAACGCTAATACGATATTTGCTTTGTTAAGAACACGAAGGATCCGTTCGGGGACGATCCCTTCGCGAATCTTCACGCTCCGCCACGTCCCGAGAGTCCTAGTCCTGCTCTTCCGCCGAAGAAGGCGAAACAACCACCGCCACGACCGGCTCCGCCGCGACCGAGTCAAGGTCCTACAGGTCCTACAGGTCCACTGAGAGCAGCACCGGCTCCGCCGACGCCCTCGCCTACTCCGGATCCGTTTACGAACGCAAACTCGGATCCGTTTGGCTCTCAAGCGACcatcgataataataatagttttacaTCTTCCGGATTTGCTGATTTCGCTAATTTCGATTCCAAGGTATGTATACGATAGCGTTTAtcgctccccccccccccccccgagcAGAGATTTCgcacaatttcttttttttatactattttttttaatcgaacATACTGttctgaataattattttacagcacatggcattttctttttgtaaagcatttttatttgaattttattatttttagaattttattatttatgtttagtATTTCGATAATGTGTTATATAATCAATTGAAGgaattccataaaaaaatacgtctgATGTGAATCTATTTTGGACAGTTTTATCGATTGACGCTTTAAACTTGACATAATTTAAACGACCAACTGATTCAGAACAGAAAATTAAACAGTGGAAAATTAAACGGTGCAACCAATGAAACAAGGacataattctttattataagataGCTATAAAGcgatatgatataaaaatatgcactTTCGATAGGGATAacttgattataaaaatattaaagaatagtGTATCACAAATTATCCAACATAAACGTTCACAATAGTATTCCATTATATTCCTAGATCAAGAAAGTGCGTtcaaaagtgaaaatttttgatgatttttaattaactatttgtatatacatacacaatatttgttcttgaaatatattcagcGTTTGTgctaattttaacaaaaatatttttaataagtgaAGGAGTCTTCACATAAGATTTCTGTAACTTTGTACGTTTTGagcaaaatttgaatttctttaCATGGACAAATTTGTAAACGCAACTGAACggtgaaaataataacgactgcagtcaatattaatatcatagcGCAATTGAGCAtcgataaatgcaattttttaatgttgcgaattaattttcttgtacACATTTATCAACGTACTATACATTTTAtcttatgttttatatttaggTAGAAGCTGCACGATTTTGAATTTGCCTGTCATTGAGCTGCCTTCTGGAGCATGCTGTCCGCAGATTAATTTGTTCATTGCCTTTTTTTCTAggatatttttcaagtttattttgcgttattaatttatttcttattgatCTTAGTTTATATGCAAGCCATTCGAGTCGCGTTAAGGATGTATTGTTTATACAATCAAAAcacgtttaaatttaaaaacaatgtacttcTTACTTTTTCATATTAAGATCAAacaaaatcgattttaattatgcaaaaagttacattattgcaatttattctgGCATTCATGATTTAGCAATTGTTCATTATATCGTTTCTTACAATTGATTTCAAAAAACGTTGCGTCTATAaaagttttctattttttgttatcatctattaaagaaaatatacattaattacaaatatttgagatatatcttcaataaaatgcattaaatattaatattagtttGTAACTCTCTCTGTAAtcttaaatatgaaataagaaatatatttcaaattgcaACCACGTTTAGCTATTATTGTACAATCAATAAATTCTCAATTGATAAACCAGCGAAAAAGTCTCTCGCATTGCTAACAGCCTCTTGCGCAACACGCGACTCGAATGCTGCGCTCAAAATCACAGCACTTTCATAGCTTTCCGGCGTAGTGACGAATAGTAGCAGCCTAAAACCAGCCAGCAAGAGCCAGACGACAGTCGACGGTATCCGCGTTATTTCTCCTGTACCGTTTCAGTAAAACAAAACTTGACCAGTGACAAAAACCTGCTTCAGCCGACCGAGCCGACGCCCAATCGAACGGCTCCAGCGAGACCGACAAGTAGAGCCCATGTAGCGCCGACGCAGCCGAAGCTGTCGGACTTTACGGAGGACCCGTTCCGGGACTATCGTTACGAAGACCCGTTCAATATAGCGGACCCATTCGCCGACGAGACGGAGGACTCGAACGCGAACAAGAGCGGCGACAGCGGCGGCGGGACGGAGAAGACGACGACGGACCCGTTCAGCTTCGGTACGATTTCCGCATTCTCGGATAAGAACAACGTTTCGGCCAAGGCCTTCGACAGCGATTTCGTCAACACCTTTCCGCTCGCCAAAACGAAGCTCGAGAAGAACAGCGCGAAcaacaacaataacaataacaacaaCAAGTTCGACGTTGATTTTGGAAAAGCGTTCTCCGCTGATAACAGAAATGTCAGAAGCAACGAGATCGACTTTTCCCGGGCGTTCGCCAACGTGAAGACGAAAACCGTCGATCTCGACGAAGCGTTTTCGACGAAGAACGCGAAGACCGTGGCGAGGCATGAATCGAACGCAGTGCACACCGCAAAATCGAATATCCGTAACGACGGGAAGCTCGCGAACGATTTCGGCAAGATCTGGAACGGCAACAGCGTGGCTAATCTGTCGGAGGAGGAGCAGCTAGCCTGGGCGGAGAGGCAGAGTATAAGAGCGGAGGAGGAGAGACTGAAGCGTAAGGAACGGGAGGACGCCGAGCTAGCGCTCGCCCTCGAACTGAGCAAGCAAGGGAAAATGGGAAACGTTTGAGAGCTTCGAACGGTCGATACTGCTGTTTCTTTCACATTGGTATCAACGTAAACTCGTTAAGTTGCATGACAAGTCCTTGCGCATCTTGTAAGTAATGGTATTGTGTAAAAGCTTCTTGCGCTGTCACGCATTAGCATCACATGTAGAAGCGAAAGCGTAGATGCAAGTTATCAGATTGACAATAATGTCGGATACAGATATAAGAGTACTCCcttcaaaaaaacaaaaaacaaaaaaaaagaaaagttattacGGACGTCAGTACGGACAGTGCTTTCGGTTAAAATGCGGGTTGGTCCAGAAAGTGAAGATGCAAACACaatgaaaatggaaaaaaatatatttgttacgaAATCGAGTAGAGATAATCTTATTATGTACAGTTGGTTGTTTTTTTTCCACGTTATTGCTGCGTCGAGGCATTTTGTTTCGCTCGAATTTCTGCACGTCGATGACACTTTT
Above is a genomic segment from Linepithema humile isolate Giens D197 chromosome 6, Lhum_UNIL_v1.0, whole genome shotgun sequence containing:
- the Eps-15 gene encoding epidermal growth factor receptor substrate 15-like 1 isoform X1; protein product: MAALPSPTQVAGSHTAIYEAYYNQVDPKGYGRIEAMDAARFLKKSQLSDVILSKIWDMADPQSRGFLDKSGLFVALKLCALAQTGKDLNMSNLNLELPPPKMGEIPVIPQKTITNALPVITSINNGDWSINPTERAKYDQLFDSLQPSNGYISGNKVKGVLMDSKLPLDTLGKIWDLADMDKDGMLDRHEFVVAMHLVYKALEKYAIPSVLPPELMPPGKRKDIVMPKTASPVPVGMVTAASPQPPPIPPLPNATTAVKSLTGLDTVKPSPQQWVVSADDQIAAEKLFLQADLDRDGFVSGVEIKDVFLQSGLPHHVLAHIWGLCDIFQSGKLNKEQFALAMWLIKQKLNGIDPPASLTPEMIPLSMRRAGETVVENNNISGYSNPELDMISKDIAELVRERQSMEQDIAQKEADIKIKNGEIKSLQSELDTLAATLKQLGNQKGEAQKRLNDLKAQKAEVDKDLSEVEEKIQEELKKVDKLRQQAEEQESVLRGQEEELSLKRQELEGLRQEEQQLEQQQNKNRDQLNELTKKLQDTQLEISQAKAKITHLQEQQRQMSDAIALYDSALAAGDVNLVPDTSLRFAPEIEDLEYETTKNTDEAQETQADTSGAAVMDGFGEQDPFATSKAKEAFSSPTSDPFGSAFSTQMSNGSFAADPFTAFDNAGATVKQDPFDPFGNGKQAENKNLTTATSNTKDPFGDDPFANLHAPPRPESPSPALPPKKAKQPPPRPAPPRPSQGPTGPTGPLRAAPAPPTPSPTPDPFTNANSDPFGSQATIDNNNSFTSSGFADFANFDSKPTEPTPNRTAPARPTSRAHVAPTQPKLSDFTEDPFRDYRYEDPFNIADPFADETEDSNANKSGDSGGGTEKTTTDPFSFGTISAFSDKNNVSAKAFDSDFVNTFPLAKTKLEKNSANNNNNNNNNKFDVDFGKAFSADNRNVRSNEIDFSRAFANVKTKTVDLDEAFSTKNAKTVARHESNAVHTAKSNIRNDGKLANDFGKIWNGNSVANLSEEEQLAWAERQSIRAEEERLKRKEREDAELALALELSKQGKMGNV
- the Eps-15 gene encoding epidermal growth factor receptor substrate 15-like 1 isoform X4; this encodes MAALPSPTQVAGSHTAIYEAYYNQVDPKGYGRIEAMDAARFLKKSQLSDVILSKIWDMADPQSRGFLDKSGLFVALKLCALAQTGKDLNMSNLNLELPPPKMGEIPVIPQKTITNALPVITSINNGDWSINPTERAKYDQLFDSLQPSNGYISGNKVKGVLMDSKLPLDTLGKIWDLADMDKDGMLDRHEFVVAMHLVYKALEKYAIPSVLPPELMPPGKRKDIVMPKTASPVPVGMVTAASPQPPPIPPLPNATTAVKSLTGLDTVKPSPQQWVVSADDQIAAEKLFLQADLDRDGFVSGVEIKDVFLQSGLPHHVLAHIWGLCDIFQSGKLNKEQFALAMWLIKQKLNGIDPPASLTPEMIPLSMRRAGETVVENNNISGYSNPELDMISKDIAELVRERQSMEQDIAQKEADIKIKNGEIKSLQSELDTLAATLKQLGNQKGEAQKRLNDLKAQKAEVDKDLSEVEEKIQEELKKVDKLRQQAEEQESVLRGQEEELSLKRQELEGLRQEEQQLEQQQNKNRDQLNELTKKLQDTQLEISQAKAKITHLQEQQRQMSDAIALYDSALAAGDVNLVPDTSLRFAPEIEDLEYETTKNTDEAQETQADTSGAAVMDGFGEQDPFATSKAKEAFSSPTSDPFGSAFSTQMSNGSFAADPFTAFDNAGATVKQDPFDPFGNGKQAENKNLTTATSNTKDPFGDDPFANLHAPPRPESPSPALPPKKAKQPPPRPAPPRPSQGPTGPTGPLRAAPAPPTPSPTPDPFTNANSDPFGSQATIDNNNSFTSSGFADFANFDSKVEAARF
- the Eps-15 gene encoding epidermal growth factor receptor substrate 15-like 1 isoform X5; the protein is MAALPSPTQVAGSHTAIYEAYYNQVDPKGYGRIEAMDAARFLKKSQLSDVILSKIWDMADPQSRGFLDKSGLFVALKLCALAQTGKDLNMSNLNLELPPPKMGEIPVIPQKTITNALPVITSINNGDWSINPTERAKYDQLFDSLQPSNGYISGNKVKGVLMDSKLPLDTLGKIWDLADMDKDGMLDRHEFVVAMHLVYKALEKYAIPSVLPPELMPPGKRKDIVMPKTASPVPVGMVTAASPQPPPIPPLPNATTAVKSLTGLDTVKPSPQQWVVSADDQIAAEKLFLQADLDRDGFVSGVEIKDVFLQSGLPHHVLAHIWGLCDIFQSGKLNKEQFALAMWLIKQKLNGIDPPASLTPEMIPLSMRRAGETVVENNNISGYSNPELDMISKDIAELVRERQSMEQDIAQKEADIKIKNGEIKSLQSELDTLAATLKQLGNQKGEAQKRLNDLKAQKAEVDKDLSEVEEKIQEELKKVDKLRQQAEEQESVLRGQEEELSLKRQELEGLRQEEQQLEQQQNKNRDQLNELTKKLQDTQLEISQAKAKITHLQEQQRQMSDAIALYDSALAAGDVNLVPDTSLRFAPEIEDLEYETTKNTDEAQETQADTSGAAVMDGFGEQDPFATSKAKEAFSSPTSDPFGSAFSTQMSNGSFAADPFTAFDNAGATVKQDPFDPFGNGKQAENKNLTTATSNTKDPFGDDPFANLHAPPRPESPSPALPPKKAKQPPPRPAPPRPSQGPTGPTGPLRAAPAPPTPSPTPDPFTNANSDPFGSQATIDNNNSFTSSGFADFANFDSK
- the Eps-15 gene encoding epidermal growth factor receptor substrate 15-like 1 isoform X2, with translation MTFNMAHVAGSHTAIYEAYYNQVDPKGYGRIEAMDAARFLKKSQLSDVILSKIWDMADPQSRGFLDKSGLFVALKLCALAQTGKDLNMSNLNLELPPPKMGEIPVIPQKTITNALPVITSINNGDWSINPTERAKYDQLFDSLQPSNGYISGNKVKGVLMDSKLPLDTLGKIWDLADMDKDGMLDRHEFVVAMHLVYKALEKYAIPSVLPPELMPPGKRKDIVMPKTASPVPVGMVTAASPQPPPIPPLPNATTAVKSLTGLDTVKPSPQQWVVSADDQIAAEKLFLQADLDRDGFVSGVEIKDVFLQSGLPHHVLAHIWGLCDIFQSGKLNKEQFALAMWLIKQKLNGIDPPASLTPEMIPLSMRRAGETVVENNNISGYSNPELDMISKDIAELVRERQSMEQDIAQKEADIKIKNGEIKSLQSELDTLAATLKQLGNQKGEAQKRLNDLKAQKAEVDKDLSEVEEKIQEELKKVDKLRQQAEEQESVLRGQEEELSLKRQELEGLRQEEQQLEQQQNKNRDQLNELTKKLQDTQLEISQAKAKITHLQEQQRQMSDAIALYDSALAAGDVNLVPDTSLRFAPEIEDLEYETTKNTDEAQETQADTSGAAVMDGFGEQDPFATSKAKEAFSSPTSDPFGSAFSTQMSNGSFAADPFTAFDNAGATVKQDPFDPFGNGKQAENKNLTTATSNTKDPFGDDPFANLHAPPRPESPSPALPPKKAKQPPPRPAPPRPSQGPTGPTGPLRAAPAPPTPSPTPDPFTNANSDPFGSQATIDNNNSFTSSGFADFANFDSKPTEPTPNRTAPARPTSRAHVAPTQPKLSDFTEDPFRDYRYEDPFNIADPFADETEDSNANKSGDSGGGTEKTTTDPFSFGTISAFSDKNNVSAKAFDSDFVNTFPLAKTKLEKNSANNNNNNNNNKFDVDFGKAFSADNRNVRSNEIDFSRAFANVKTKTVDLDEAFSTKNAKTVARHESNAVHTAKSNIRNDGKLANDFGKIWNGNSVANLSEEEQLAWAERQSIRAEEERLKRKEREDAELALALELSKQGKMGNV
- the Eps-15 gene encoding epidermal growth factor receptor substrate 15-like 1 isoform X3 yields the protein MAALPSPTQVAGSHTAIYEAYYNQVDPKGYGRIEAMDAARFLKKSQLSDVILSKIWDMADPQSRGFLDKSGLFVALKLCALAQTGKDLNMSNLNLELPPPKMGEIPVIPQKTITNALPVITSINNGDWSINPTERAKYDQLFDSLQPSNGYISGNKVKGVLMDSKLPLDTLGKIWDLADMDKDGMLDRHEFVVAMHLVYKALEKYAIPSVLPPELMPPGKRKDIVMPKTASPVPVGMVTAASPQPPPIPPLPNATTAVKSLTGLDTVKPSPQQWVVSADDQIAAEKLFLQADLDRDGFVSGVEIKDVFLQSGLPHHVLAHIWGLCDIFQSGKLNKEQFALAMWLIKQKLNGIDPPASLTPEMIPLSMRRAGETVVENNNISGYSNPELDMISKDIAELVRERQSMEQDIAQKEADIKIKNGEIKSLQSELDTLAATLKQLGNQKGEAQKRLNDLKAQVDKLRQQAEEQESVLRGQEEELSLKRQELEGLRQEEQQLEQQQNKNRDQLNELTKKLQDTQLEISQAKAKITHLQEQQRQMSDAIALYDSALAAGDVNLVPDTSLRFAPEIEDLEYETTKNTDEAQETQADTSGAAVMDGFGEQDPFATSKAKEAFSSPTSDPFGSAFSTQMSNGSFAADPFTAFDNAGATVKQDPFDPFGNGKQAENKNLTTATSNTKDPFGDDPFANLHAPPRPESPSPALPPKKAKQPPPRPAPPRPSQGPTGPTGPLRAAPAPPTPSPTPDPFTNANSDPFGSQATIDNNNSFTSSGFADFANFDSKPTEPTPNRTAPARPTSRAHVAPTQPKLSDFTEDPFRDYRYEDPFNIADPFADETEDSNANKSGDSGGGTEKTTTDPFSFGTISAFSDKNNVSAKAFDSDFVNTFPLAKTKLEKNSANNNNNNNNNKFDVDFGKAFSADNRNVRSNEIDFSRAFANVKTKTVDLDEAFSTKNAKTVARHESNAVHTAKSNIRNDGKLANDFGKIWNGNSVANLSEEEQLAWAERQSIRAEEERLKRKEREDAELALALELSKQGKMGNV